From Demequina capsici, one genomic window encodes:
- a CDS encoding substrate-binding domain-containing protein, whose protein sequence is MISLGDATDTYLSYVGDTVKQALEAEGCTVQILSAQNDIPTQLTQIQNTAASGTGFLYVFPAGDAQAYKDALTEVTAAGVKTLVSNNFPGDGAATAFVGADEFVMGVMMAPMVKAWLDEAYPDAAPGSVKALVLEASVIPNMVKRSAGIKIIAEKFLRQVDLSTGTYIKTDGDPVNYVDADGNTQPVDEPTGGLVLDADGNAILNPYYDARIDLHQISNRNIFAPVDAQNAIDTFVTEDNRANSDLKVVLSYGDTAAATSEKLLELSQSGVISTAPEGLATFGSDLTSANADLIPTSVDNSTVFRGVITSGDLLQTVVDTAVKMVNGETVDAISWEKLGYTTVGADGALVNSTYADDLPATDEFFPTN, encoded by the coding sequence GTGATCAGCCTCGGCGACGCGACTGACACGTACCTCAGCTACGTCGGCGACACCGTCAAGCAGGCGCTCGAGGCGGAAGGGTGCACGGTCCAGATCCTCAGTGCACAGAACGACATCCCGACCCAGCTCACCCAGATCCAGAACACCGCGGCGTCCGGAACGGGCTTCCTCTATGTGTTCCCCGCGGGTGACGCGCAGGCATACAAGGATGCCCTCACCGAGGTCACCGCGGCTGGAGTGAAGACTCTCGTGAGCAACAACTTCCCCGGCGACGGCGCTGCAACCGCCTTCGTCGGCGCGGACGAGTTCGTCATGGGCGTGATGATGGCCCCGATGGTCAAGGCGTGGCTGGACGAGGCCTACCCCGACGCGGCACCCGGATCGGTCAAGGCCCTCGTGCTCGAGGCGAGCGTGATCCCGAACATGGTCAAGCGCTCGGCCGGCATCAAGATCATCGCGGAGAAGTTCCTCCGGCAGGTGGACCTGTCGACGGGAACCTACATCAAGACCGACGGCGACCCGGTGAACTACGTCGACGCGGACGGCAACACCCAGCCCGTTGACGAGCCCACGGGCGGCCTCGTTCTCGACGCGGACGGCAACGCCATCCTCAACCCCTACTACGACGCGCGGATCGACCTGCACCAGATCTCGAACCGCAACATCTTCGCCCCGGTCGACGCGCAGAACGCGATCGACACCTTCGTGACCGAGGACAACCGCGCGAACTCCGACCTCAAGGTCGTTCTCAGCTATGGCGACACCGCGGCTGCGACGTCTGAGAAGCTCCTCGAACTGTCGCAGTCCGGCGTCATCTCCACCGCACCCGAGGGGCTGGCAACATTCGGTTCCGACCTCACCTCGGCGAACGCAGACCTGATCCCCACCAGCGTGGACAACTCGACCGTGTTCCGTGGCGTCATCACCTCCGGTGACCTCCTTCAGACGGTGGTCGACACCGCCGTGAAGATGGTCAACGGTGAAACAGTCGACGCGATCTCGTGGGAGAAGCTCGGCTACACGACTGTCGGCGCCGACGGCGCCCTCGTGAACTCCACGTACGCCGACGACCTGCCGGCCACCGACGAGTTCTTCCCGACCAACTAG
- a CDS encoding lactonase family protein: MDRRHRGVRRRRAGVGRVRRGQDARPLRGGAGGRRIDGDRARDRGLCVQSEDIMARNDVRYDAFRRITGESEPKEPKMNPPRSGDEQRLEAKWPDRRDDRVTRLFVGTYASREGAVSRTEGSVQSWMVDPETGVLVQHSETEIGIEAGYLALTPDRRALVVVDERKTDGRGPVGRPAAVLSLGLADDGLTLSRTARQPALGPFPTYVSLHPRGVAAVVASHGSFEHVERVVRGENGYDVEYTYDDSTVAVYPLAPDGTLQQASDVVVLEGHGVDPHRSAQAGGHPQATAHAHSAQFDPSGEFVIVCDKGTDRILVYRLCEDLTLALTSTFVAPAGSAPRHPAFHPSRPLVFVSDELASTVSSYRFHTDSGTLVHMATVSSLAPYASRSSEPADIQVDPSGRYVVVNNRGQDSLVSFAIADDGTVEYAHSVQLAESVHPGLAARSFRFDVTGRWLFVADRPANAIITLEFDPGSGSMREVSRAAIADPAFVLPC, from the coding sequence ATGGACCGGCGTCACCGCGGTGTGCGGCGTCGCCGTGCTGGCGTCGGGCGCGTTCGCCGTGGTCAGGACGCGCGGCCGCTGAGAGGCGGCGCGGGCGGCAGGAGGATCGACGGCGACCGAGCGCGCGATCGTGGCCTCTGTGTCCAGTCCGAGGACATTATGGCGAGAAACGATGTAAGGTATGATGCGTTTCGCCGTATTACAGGTGAATCTGAGCCAAAGGAGCCGAAGATGAACCCGCCTCGCTCCGGGGACGAACAGCGTCTCGAAGCCAAGTGGCCCGATCGACGCGATGATCGCGTCACCCGGTTGTTCGTCGGCACCTACGCGTCTCGCGAGGGCGCTGTGAGCCGTACCGAAGGCTCCGTCCAGTCTTGGATGGTCGATCCCGAGACGGGTGTCCTCGTGCAGCACTCGGAGACTGAGATCGGCATCGAGGCCGGCTACCTCGCTCTGACCCCTGACCGGAGGGCCTTGGTCGTGGTCGACGAGCGCAAGACCGATGGAAGGGGACCCGTGGGGCGCCCCGCGGCGGTCCTCAGCCTCGGGCTGGCCGACGACGGTCTGACGCTGAGCAGGACCGCGCGGCAGCCGGCGCTCGGGCCATTCCCCACGTACGTGTCGCTCCATCCGCGGGGCGTGGCGGCCGTTGTTGCGAGCCATGGCTCGTTCGAGCACGTGGAGCGTGTGGTGCGAGGTGAAAACGGCTATGACGTCGAGTACACCTACGACGACTCCACTGTGGCGGTCTACCCGCTGGCGCCCGACGGAACGCTTCAGCAGGCATCCGATGTGGTCGTCCTCGAGGGTCACGGCGTCGATCCTCACCGGTCGGCGCAGGCGGGTGGCCATCCGCAGGCGACCGCCCACGCCCACTCTGCACAGTTCGATCCGTCGGGTGAGTTCGTGATCGTCTGCGACAAAGGCACGGACCGGATCCTCGTGTATCGCCTCTGCGAGGATCTCACGCTGGCGCTCACATCGACGTTCGTCGCGCCGGCCGGATCGGCGCCGCGGCACCCGGCTTTCCACCCCTCGCGGCCGCTCGTATTCGTGTCTGACGAGCTGGCATCGACCGTATCGTCGTACCGCTTCCACACCGACAGCGGAACGCTCGTCCATATGGCCACCGTCTCGTCGCTCGCGCCGTACGCGAGCCGGAGCAGCGAGCCTGCAGACATCCAGGTGGATCCGAGCGGTCGGTACGTCGTTGTCAACAACCGAGGTCAGGACTCCCTGGTCTCATTCGCAATCGCCGATGATGGCACGGTCGAGTATGCCCACTCGGTGCAACTGGCCGAGTCGGTCCATCCTGGCCTGGCGGCGCGTAGCTTCCGATTCGACGTGACGGGCAGGTGGTTGTTCGTCGCGGACCGTCCCGCAAACGCCATCATCACATTGGAGTTCGACCCTGGGTCGGGTTCCATGCGCGAGGTGAGCCGCGCGGCCATCGCCGATCCGGCCTTCGTTCTTCCGTGCTGA
- a CDS encoding sugar ABC transporter ATP-binding protein encodes MGEKVLSLRNITKTYPGVTALDDMSIDFHAGEVHALLGENGAGKSTMIKVIAGAIQPDAGTVEFQDGGPLTAVSPQLAKDHGVEVIYQEFNLIGCLTVAENICFGDHYGRFVNYKHMREVAQKTFDAFDVDIDPKDPVYSLPSSKQQIVEIAKAISRKARILIMDEPSAPLSVVEVEKMFEIVRHLRDQGVAIIYISHRMEELFEIADKVTVMRDGKYITTLNTADTNRRELVNYMVGRELKETFPKREPHAGKVALKVENLYGDDNSDVSFEVREGEILGLAGLIGAGRTEVARLIYGADKLHSGTITLDGKRLSVSSPRAAIASGIGMIPEDRKRHGALLGRSVRVNTTLAALPQLSRFGIVNRKLDRETTEHYVDALHIKTPGLEQAVGNLSGGNQQKVVIARTLAAKSKVLIFDEPTRGIDVGAKQEIYKLISDLAESGKAVILISSEMEELIGLSDRILVLHEGSVTGELQRDEFTQSAILELASGISEPERAA; translated from the coding sequence GTGGGCGAGAAAGTCCTTTCGTTGAGGAACATCACGAAGACCTACCCGGGTGTCACCGCGCTGGACGACATGTCGATCGACTTCCATGCGGGAGAGGTGCACGCACTCCTCGGGGAGAACGGCGCAGGCAAGTCGACGATGATCAAGGTCATCGCAGGCGCGATCCAACCCGACGCGGGCACCGTGGAGTTCCAGGACGGAGGACCGCTCACGGCGGTCTCCCCTCAACTGGCGAAGGACCACGGGGTCGAGGTGATCTACCAGGAGTTCAACCTCATCGGATGCCTCACCGTCGCGGAGAACATCTGCTTCGGCGATCACTACGGCCGCTTCGTCAACTACAAGCACATGAGAGAGGTCGCCCAGAAGACCTTCGACGCTTTCGACGTCGACATCGACCCCAAGGATCCCGTCTACAGCCTGCCGTCGTCGAAGCAGCAGATCGTCGAGATCGCCAAGGCCATCTCGCGCAAGGCCCGCATCCTCATCATGGATGAACCGTCAGCGCCGCTGTCAGTGGTCGAGGTCGAGAAGATGTTCGAGATCGTCCGCCATCTACGTGATCAGGGCGTCGCAATCATCTACATCAGCCACCGCATGGAGGAGCTGTTCGAGATCGCGGACAAGGTCACGGTGATGCGCGACGGCAAGTACATCACGACGCTCAACACGGCCGACACCAACCGCCGCGAGCTCGTCAACTACATGGTCGGACGCGAGCTCAAGGAGACTTTCCCCAAGCGCGAGCCTCACGCGGGCAAGGTCGCGCTCAAGGTCGAGAACCTCTACGGCGACGACAACAGCGACGTGTCGTTCGAGGTGAGGGAGGGCGAGATCCTCGGCCTCGCCGGACTGATCGGCGCAGGACGGACGGAGGTCGCCCGACTGATCTACGGCGCGGACAAGCTCCACAGCGGCACCATCACCTTGGACGGCAAGCGGCTCTCAGTGAGTTCGCCGCGCGCCGCGATCGCCTCCGGAATCGGCATGATCCCGGAGGACCGCAAGCGTCACGGTGCGCTGTTGGGACGCAGCGTAAGAGTCAACACCACTTTGGCGGCGCTGCCACAGCTGTCGCGCTTTGGAATCGTCAACCGCAAACTCGACCGCGAGACCACCGAGCACTACGTCGACGCGCTCCACATCAAGACCCCTGGACTCGAACAGGCGGTCGGCAACCTCAGCGGCGGCAATCAACAGAAGGTCGTCATCGCCCGCACCTTGGCTGCGAAGTCCAAGGTTCTGATCTTCGACGAACCGACACGAGGGATCGACGTCGGCGCGAAGCAGGAGATCTACAAGCTCATCTCCGACCTCGCCGAGTCCGGCAAGGCGGTGATCCTGATCAGCTCCGAGATGGAGGAGCTGATCGGCCTGAGCGACCGCATCCTCGTCCTCCACGAAGGCAGCGTCACCGGCGAGCTGCAGCGAGACGAGTTCACACAGAGCGCCATCCTCGAGTTGGCGTCCGGCATCAGCGAGCCAGAGAGGGCAGCATGA
- a CDS encoding MFS transporter yields MTVTETTATSAPASTRVVPAPAINASRVLAVLALGGLANFALVYFVQPLLPRLVTQFGISEGSSGLALSVTTAAMMLGLLVAGPFADRVGRARAIALSLLSSGILSIAGAFAPTWELFLVTRALAGLTLAILPAIALAVVRDIAPNGDHLRANSIYIAGTAVGGALGRLAPLPLANAFGWQSAAVVLGVLSLASGIGSLLWLPRRPARAGERPSLGVAAGLVRAVRCRPIVLTCGVGLTGMVVFVTSYNAVSFRLQSPPFDLGAAEALIYLAYLPGIVGPSAFRRLAASKGRGFAALTALTAIAASIAVLTLPTIPAIAIGLGLLTFAFLGLHSILSGWVVKSAHENGIDTSRASSVYLLAWYLGSTAAGTASTHVWALDGWTGVTAVCGVAVLASGAFAVVRTRGR; encoded by the coding sequence GTGACCGTCACCGAGACCACCGCGACCTCCGCCCCAGCCAGCACCCGCGTCGTCCCCGCCCCCGCGATCAACGCCAGCCGGGTCCTCGCGGTGCTCGCGCTCGGAGGCCTCGCCAACTTCGCCCTCGTCTACTTCGTGCAGCCGCTGCTGCCGCGGCTCGTCACGCAGTTCGGGATCAGCGAGGGATCCTCCGGCCTCGCGCTGTCCGTGACCACCGCCGCCATGATGCTCGGGCTCCTCGTCGCCGGCCCCTTCGCGGACCGCGTCGGCCGCGCCCGCGCGATCGCACTCTCACTGCTCAGCTCCGGCATCCTGTCGATCGCCGGCGCCTTCGCGCCCACGTGGGAGCTGTTCCTCGTCACCCGCGCGCTCGCAGGCCTGACGCTTGCGATCCTCCCCGCCATCGCGCTCGCGGTCGTGCGGGACATCGCGCCGAACGGCGACCACCTGCGCGCCAACTCGATCTACATCGCCGGCACCGCCGTGGGGGGAGCGCTCGGCCGGCTCGCCCCGCTGCCGCTCGCGAACGCCTTCGGATGGCAGTCCGCGGCCGTGGTCCTCGGTGTGCTGAGCCTGGCCTCGGGCATCGGGTCGCTGCTGTGGCTGCCGCGCAGGCCCGCCCGAGCGGGCGAGCGCCCGTCGCTGGGAGTCGCCGCAGGGCTGGTGCGCGCCGTCCGCTGCCGGCCGATCGTCCTCACCTGCGGCGTCGGCCTCACCGGGATGGTGGTCTTCGTGACCTCGTACAACGCCGTGTCGTTCCGGCTGCAGTCGCCGCCGTTCGACCTCGGCGCGGCCGAGGCGCTCATCTACCTTGCCTACCTGCCCGGCATCGTCGGTCCGAGCGCATTCCGCCGGCTCGCCGCATCGAAGGGCCGCGGCTTCGCGGCGCTGACCGCCCTCACCGCCATCGCCGCCTCGATCGCGGTCCTCACCCTGCCCACCATCCCCGCCATCGCGATCGGCCTCGGGCTGCTCACCTTCGCGTTCCTGGGCCTCCACTCGATCCTGTCGGGCTGGGTGGTGAAGTCGGCGCACGAGAACGGAATCGACACCTCGCGAGCCTCCAGCGTCTACCTGCTCGCCTGGTACCTGGGCAGCACCGCCGCCGGCACCGCGTCCACCCACGTGTGGGCGCTGGACGGATGGACCGGCGTCACCGCGGTGTGCGGCGTCGCCGTGCTGGCGTCGGGCGCGTTCGCCGTGGTCAGGACGCGCGGCCGCTGA
- a CDS encoding ROK family transcriptional regulator: MSQRTGAKSPSFSEGVDAITRRLVAAMRDGSQLTITDLARALDLSRTTVGARVRDLTEQGVLVAREAPSSSPGRPSTRYSLRLDDALLVAVDLGARHGRVAIADLTGAIIDARALAADLTEGPERGVGIVIAEIDALLAENGRTRREIAAACIGLPGPVEHETGRPVSPPIMPGWNGYDVAGHVGHELGAPVLVDNDVNIMAVGEHTTAWRDVDNLLLVKAATGIGAGVIADGILVRGDHGSAGDIGHMQVPRAEGTACRCGQTGCVEAIAGAPAIARDLGVTHLHPLPHVAIAESAARGDAETARRLRDAGRALGEVIAVAVSVLNPEVVVIGGELARASDSLLAGIRETVHARSTGVASTSLQIVPSRVRELAGVIGAARLAQELVLGLAPAPAYLVRTPSTF, translated from the coding sequence GTGTCTCAGCGGACCGGCGCCAAGTCGCCCTCCTTCAGCGAAGGCGTCGATGCCATCACCCGACGCCTCGTCGCGGCAATGCGCGACGGCAGCCAGCTGACCATCACAGACCTCGCCCGCGCGCTCGACCTGTCGCGCACGACAGTGGGAGCGCGCGTGCGCGATCTGACCGAACAGGGCGTGCTCGTGGCGCGGGAGGCGCCCTCGTCATCGCCTGGGCGTCCCTCCACGCGGTACTCATTGAGGCTGGACGATGCGCTTCTGGTCGCAGTCGATCTCGGTGCGCGACACGGCCGCGTCGCGATCGCGGACCTCACAGGCGCGATTATTGACGCGCGCGCCCTCGCAGCGGACCTCACAGAAGGGCCTGAACGGGGCGTCGGCATCGTCATCGCCGAGATCGACGCACTCCTGGCGGAGAACGGCCGCACACGCCGCGAGATCGCCGCCGCCTGCATCGGATTGCCGGGCCCGGTCGAGCACGAGACAGGCCGCCCTGTCTCACCACCGATCATGCCCGGGTGGAACGGCTACGACGTGGCCGGCCACGTGGGCCACGAACTTGGGGCGCCGGTACTCGTGGACAACGACGTGAACATCATGGCGGTGGGAGAGCACACGACCGCCTGGCGCGATGTCGACAATCTGCTCCTGGTGAAGGCAGCGACAGGCATCGGCGCCGGGGTCATCGCCGATGGCATCCTCGTCCGTGGTGACCACGGATCCGCAGGGGACATAGGCCACATGCAGGTGCCGCGGGCCGAGGGCACCGCGTGCCGCTGCGGACAGACCGGGTGCGTCGAGGCGATCGCGGGCGCGCCCGCGATCGCCCGTGACCTGGGCGTGACACACCTCCACCCCCTGCCACACGTCGCGATCGCCGAGTCAGCGGCGCGCGGCGACGCGGAGACCGCCCGCAGACTCCGAGACGCCGGGCGCGCGCTTGGCGAGGTCATCGCTGTGGCCGTCTCCGTGTTGAACCCCGAGGTGGTGGTGATCGGCGGCGAGCTGGCGCGGGCGAGCGACAGCCTGCTGGCAGGAATCCGTGAGACCGTGCACGCGCGTTCGACCGGGGTCGCGTCGACGTCGCTGCAGATCGTTCCGAGTCGCGTGCGCGAGCTCGCAGGCGTGATCGGCGCGGCGCGGCTTGCACAGGAGCTCGTTCTGGGCCTCGCGCCCGCTCCCGCATACCTGGTCCGCACGCCGTCCACATTCTGA
- a CDS encoding ATP-binding protein: MDTEAVQGREYRPRVIDGALQRALRTAGAVVIEGARASGKTMTALHAAGSHVFLDDDEMGLLASVAPKSLLDGPSPRLLDEWTNAPVLWNLVRRSVDASPATGRFILTGSAVPADEVTRHTGAGRFLRLRQRTMSWWEKLDEPSGAVSLASLFAGEKPAADLGAGIELEAIVGNLLRPGFPAMTELAPDDAADLLRGYIDDVTRADIRRIADIRHEPAVLQQLIASLARAVASPVSHRTLASDMRSIAPTIDAETVGRYVGLLERLFVIESQQAWAPKLRSRATVRVSSKMHLVDPALAAVALRAGPERLMGDLQTLGFLFESAVVHDLTVLASGLRGEVKHYQDSYGNEIDAVVTLPDGRWGAVEVTLGGAQLPKGIESLARAVAQIETESEQEPSFRLVVTGTGPILVADDGTVTAPLSALAP; the protein is encoded by the coding sequence ATGGATACCGAGGCTGTGCAGGGGCGCGAGTATCGGCCGCGCGTGATCGACGGTGCGCTTCAGCGTGCCTTGCGCACCGCCGGTGCAGTGGTGATCGAGGGCGCTAGGGCGAGCGGAAAGACGATGACGGCGCTGCACGCCGCTGGTTCGCACGTGTTCCTCGACGACGATGAGATGGGGCTCCTCGCATCGGTCGCTCCGAAGTCGCTGCTCGACGGCCCGTCGCCACGACTGCTCGACGAGTGGACCAACGCGCCGGTCCTGTGGAATCTCGTGCGGCGTTCCGTCGACGCGTCACCGGCGACGGGCCGCTTCATCCTCACCGGCTCGGCTGTGCCTGCCGATGAGGTCACACGGCACACCGGTGCAGGCCGATTCCTGCGGTTGCGTCAGCGCACGATGTCGTGGTGGGAGAAGCTCGACGAGCCGTCAGGTGCCGTCAGCCTTGCCTCCCTCTTCGCGGGTGAGAAACCAGCAGCCGACCTTGGCGCCGGGATCGAGCTGGAAGCGATCGTCGGCAACCTGCTGCGACCGGGATTCCCTGCGATGACCGAGCTAGCGCCGGACGACGCGGCCGACCTCCTTCGCGGATACATCGATGACGTGACGAGGGCCGACATCCGGCGCATCGCCGACATACGCCATGAACCTGCGGTGCTCCAGCAGCTCATCGCCTCGCTAGCACGGGCGGTCGCGTCTCCGGTGAGCCACAGGACCTTGGCCTCGGACATGCGGTCGATCGCGCCGACGATCGACGCTGAGACCGTGGGGCGCTATGTGGGACTGCTCGAGCGGCTCTTCGTCATCGAGTCGCAGCAAGCGTGGGCCCCGAAGCTCCGCTCGCGCGCCACCGTCCGCGTCTCGTCGAAGATGCACCTCGTCGACCCCGCGCTTGCCGCCGTGGCGCTGCGCGCGGGGCCTGAGAGGCTCATGGGCGACCTGCAAACCCTCGGATTCCTCTTCGAAAGCGCGGTGGTCCATGACCTTACCGTGCTGGCGAGCGGGCTCCGGGGCGAGGTCAAGCACTATCAGGACTCCTACGGCAATGAGATCGACGCCGTCGTCACCCTCCCTGACGGACGGTGGGGAGCGGTCGAAGTCACGCTCGGAGGCGCACAGCTGCCGAAGGGAATCGAGTCGCTCGCACGGGCAGTCGCACAGATCGAGACGGAGTCCGAGCAGGAGCCGTCGTTCCGACTGGTCGTCACCGGAACCGGTCCCATCCTGGTGGCAGACGATGGCACCGTCACGGCGCCGCTCAGTGCGCTCGCGCCTTGA
- a CDS encoding LysR family transcriptional regulator, protein MDEYTLRTFLSLAETENTRDTAAFLRVNQSNVSRTLARLEAEVGTSLFTRHGRRLELNATGAAFRADAAAVLDAIDQARRHAEALARDARVLRVGFLHSLARWMVPDVIQRLRTLHPDLRITLRQGFSRDLYRWIEADAIDVVLANEPPSAIDGVEWSKLHEEQLCLAFSDTHPLSAIDRPTVKDLAGQDFIGFSRITELHRVIAGLLADQGVEVNVTFESSEIDTMRTLVAGGLAASVLPRTPGRDDDGITYVPLDPPLVRELGIAWRSGTPAAEIAESLVDAL, encoded by the coding sequence GTGGACGAGTACACGCTCAGGACCTTCCTGTCGCTGGCGGAGACGGAGAACACCCGCGACACGGCGGCGTTCCTCCGGGTGAACCAGTCGAACGTGTCGCGCACGCTTGCACGGCTGGAGGCGGAGGTGGGGACGTCGCTGTTCACCCGGCACGGTCGACGCCTCGAGCTCAACGCCACCGGCGCCGCCTTCCGTGCCGACGCCGCCGCTGTCCTGGACGCGATCGACCAGGCACGACGCCATGCGGAGGCGCTCGCCCGGGACGCCCGCGTGCTGCGCGTCGGCTTCCTCCACTCGCTCGCCCGCTGGATGGTGCCCGACGTGATCCAACGCCTGCGCACGCTGCACCCGGACCTGCGCATCACCCTCCGTCAGGGGTTCAGCCGCGACCTCTACCGCTGGATCGAGGCGGACGCGATCGACGTGGTGCTCGCCAACGAGCCGCCCTCGGCGATCGACGGCGTGGAGTGGAGCAAGCTCCACGAGGAGCAGCTGTGCCTCGCGTTCTCGGACACGCATCCGCTCTCCGCGATCGACCGTCCGACGGTCAAGGACCTCGCGGGCCAGGACTTCATCGGCTTCTCCCGCATCACGGAGCTGCACCGCGTCATCGCCGGGCTGCTCGCCGACCAGGGCGTGGAGGTCAACGTCACCTTCGAGTCCAGCGAGATCGACACGATGCGCACCCTCGTCGCCGGCGGGCTCGCCGCGTCGGTCCTCCCCCGCACCCCCGGAAGGGACGACGACGGCATCACGTACGTACCCCTCGATCCCCCTCTGGTGCGTGAGCTGGGCATCGCCTGGCGCTCAGGGACACCGGCAGCGGAGATCGCGGAGTCGCTGGTGGATGCGCTCTGA
- a CDS encoding ROK family protein, producing the protein MFETEADDVLGVLRDGRPRTKSELADETGKVRSTVSLRLAELIDAGLVTQLQESATTKGRPSAVFALATESRLIGAAELTGSTAIVALTDLIGSIVARRDLTVSEGASLTELLRLVASALHEMLADLQRSVEDLVGIGVGVPGPVEPIEAAVEDAQPRAATDRHPAITLLQQDFSVPIIVDNEANVAAVGEWVESWAAEQNLVMVTVSAHISAGIIASGRLVRGAQGAAGDIGHVRVPDVEQRLCRCGQMGCLETVASGTGLVQTLSEARSDVLTTNDLVDLARSGDPEAGRAVREAGRALGSVLAGVVAILNPAAIVLGGEVAQVGEPLLAGIREAVYGRSQPLTTNSLKIVLAHNLELASIVGASRLVQNHLFGLPQRPVVYYRGEPIPTRIGA; encoded by the coding sequence ATGTTCGAGACCGAGGCCGATGACGTTCTTGGCGTGCTGCGAGACGGTCGTCCGCGCACCAAGTCCGAGCTCGCGGACGAGACCGGCAAGGTCAGGTCGACGGTCTCGCTCCGCCTGGCGGAGCTGATCGACGCGGGCCTCGTCACGCAACTCCAGGAGTCCGCCACCACGAAGGGCCGTCCGTCCGCCGTCTTCGCGCTCGCCACAGAGTCGCGCCTCATCGGTGCCGCCGAGCTCACAGGCAGCACGGCGATCGTCGCGCTGACGGACCTTATCGGCTCGATCGTGGCGCGCCGAGACCTGACCGTCTCCGAGGGCGCCTCTCTCACCGAGCTCCTCCGCCTCGTCGCGTCGGCTCTCCACGAGATGCTTGCGGACCTGCAGCGCTCTGTAGAGGATCTCGTGGGGATCGGGGTCGGCGTTCCCGGCCCTGTCGAACCGATCGAGGCGGCCGTGGAGGACGCCCAGCCTCGCGCGGCGACGGACAGGCACCCTGCGATCACATTGCTGCAGCAGGACTTCTCCGTGCCGATCATCGTCGACAACGAGGCGAATGTCGCAGCGGTGGGCGAGTGGGTGGAGTCGTGGGCTGCGGAGCAGAATCTCGTGATGGTCACGGTGTCGGCTCACATCTCTGCGGGAATCATCGCCAGCGGCCGCCTCGTGCGTGGCGCGCAAGGCGCGGCCGGTGACATCGGGCACGTGCGGGTGCCGGACGTCGAGCAGCGGCTTTGCCGGTGCGGACAGATGGGGTGTCTCGAGACTGTGGCGAGCGGTACCGGCCTCGTGCAGACACTCTCGGAGGCGCGCAGCGATGTCCTCACGACCAACGACCTTGTGGACCTTGCCCGTTCTGGCGACCCAGAGGCGGGCCGCGCGGTCCGAGAGGCTGGACGGGCGCTCGGCAGCGTCCTCGCAGGCGTGGTGGCGATCTTGAACCCCGCAGCGATCGTCCTCGGTGGCGAGGTCGCGCAGGTGGGCGAGCCCCTCCTGGCCGGCATCCGTGAAGCGGTCTACGGGCGATCCCAACCGTTGACCACCAACAGCCTGAAGATTGTCCTGGCGCACAATCTTGAGCTCGCATCGATCGTCGGCGCGTCCCGGCTCGTGCAGAACCACCTGTTCGGCCTGCCCCAGCGGCCCGTCGTGTACTACCGCGGCGAGCCCATTCCTACCCGCATCGGCGCCTGA